In one window of Anaerolineae bacterium DNA:
- the lepB gene encoding signal peptidase I produces MYPGQFGADNSWEPEPQPKPSFLKRGLHLAREVLETIVPAVLIALLINLFLAQATRVYGQSMEPNLHTDQRLIVEKLSYNPFLRQYFGFNGPQRGDVVVIRLATQGDELLIKRVIGLPGDMVEIRQGHVFVNGQSLTEPYLAADTPGRFGPTTIPPLHIFVLGDNRNSSNDSRSFGTVSLKDVVGRAWFSYWPPNQAGFVK; encoded by the coding sequence ATGTATCCCGGCCAATTTGGTGCAGATAATTCCTGGGAACCGGAACCCCAGCCCAAACCATCCTTTTTAAAAAGGGGGCTGCATTTGGCGCGCGAAGTTCTGGAAACCATTGTCCCGGCGGTGTTGATTGCCCTGTTGATCAACCTGTTTCTGGCCCAGGCCACCCGGGTGTACGGCCAGAGTATGGAGCCGAACCTGCACACCGACCAGCGTTTGATTGTGGAAAAACTATCTTACAATCCCTTCCTGCGCCAGTACTTTGGCTTCAACGGCCCCCAACGCGGCGATGTGGTGGTGATCCGCCTGGCTACCCAGGGAGACGAATTGCTCATTAAACGGGTGATTGGTTTGCCGGGCGATATGGTAGAAATTCGTCAGGGCCACGTTTTTGTCAATGGGCAATCTTTAACCGAGCCTTATTTGGCCGCCGACACCCCCGGCCGTTTTGGCCCCACTACCATTCCCCCCTTGCATATTTTTGTTTTGGGAGATAACCGGAATTCGTCTAACGACTCGCGTAGTTTTGGCACCGTTTCCTTAAAGGACGTGGTGGGCCGGGCCTGGTTCTCTTACTGGCCCCCCAACCAGGCCGGTTTTGTAAAATAA